The following are encoded together in the Candidatus Woesebacteria bacterium genome:
- a CDS encoding ParB/RepB/Spo0J family partition protein gives MAEEVIQVEVGQLQPNPLQPRGAITPESLVDLVDSIKQHGVLEPLVIAKTPAGFQIIAGERRWRASKLAGLTHVPAVIRETTPKGMLEMALVENVQRSDLNPIDRAKGFERLMNEFGLSTSEVAVRIGKSVAYVSNSIRLLSLPDALKDGLLSGLISEGHARALAAIDDQNLMVEAYKIILRESGSVRRAEELARRMKAKSKQSMHRQGVRRDQLRIVSEEIDRMQEDLQRALSPSEGEETKKTLVKLIRSRRETKIQMIFKGGVEETDAILQRVYKALTGNNQGNQSE, from the coding sequence ATGGCAGAAGAAGTAATTCAAGTCGAAGTAGGTCAGCTCCAACCAAATCCACTTCAACCTCGTGGTGCCATAACCCCCGAAAGTTTAGTTGATTTAGTTGATTCGATTAAACAGCATGGTGTTTTAGAACCATTGGTAATTGCCAAAACTCCAGCCGGATTCCAGATAATTGCGGGAGAAAGGCGTTGGAGAGCCTCAAAACTAGCCGGTCTCACACATGTACCTGCTGTGATTCGGGAAACTACTCCCAAAGGCATGCTCGAAATGGCATTGGTTGAAAATGTTCAACGATCTGATCTAAATCCTATTGATCGCGCCAAGGGTTTTGAGCGCTTAATGAATGAATTCGGACTTTCCACTTCGGAAGTTGCCGTAAGGATAGGTAAATCTGTCGCCTATGTATCCAACTCTATTCGTTTACTTTCACTACCCGATGCGCTTAAAGACGGTTTACTTTCCGGATTAATTTCGGAAGGGCACGCACGCGCATTGGCGGCTATCGACGATCAAAATCTGATGGTCGAAGCATACAAAATAATTCTGCGCGAGTCAGGGTCAGTAAGACGTGCGGAAGAATTGGCACGTCGTATGAAAGCAAAGTCTAAACAATCTATGCACAGACAGGGTGTAAGACGTGATCAGTTACGAATTGTCTCCGAGGAGATCGACAGAATGCAGGAAGATTTACAGCGAGCGCTTTCACCAAGTGAAGGTGAGGAAACCAAAAAAACTCTCGTTAAATTAATCCGATCAAGACGCGAGACAAAAATTCAGATGATATTTAAAGGTGGGGTTGAAGAAACGGATGCAATTCTCCAAAGAGTATATAAAGCTTTAACCGGCAATAATCAAGGTAATCAAAGCGAGTAA
- a CDS encoding rod shape-determining protein RodA codes for MHKTRQSFVDVVLSLAIFFLVAISIGVLRSISQSIFPVYFIYILTGFAIYFMFSKFDFNILVVFYKHIYVFSIILLLLPLLIGEITRGAVRWIPLGAVAIQPSEIVRPFLVLFFAVYLNQGTLTFTRLIKSGLSLVLPVFLIIVQPSLGVAVLTTVAFLGVLLSSSINKKYIFTLGAFFIAIVPLLWFVMAPYQKVRILTFINPSTDPLGSGYNSIQSIISVGSGRVIGRGLGKGVQTQLAFLPEKHNDFILASVAEELGFVGTTLLVLSFFALLWRLTVFLEIAQNPIARSYVSGIFLVLFFQVFFNIGMNMGLFPITGIPLPLVSAGGSSFLATMTALGIANNTRRKSN; via the coding sequence ATGCACAAAACCAGACAATCTTTTGTTGATGTTGTTCTTTCTTTAGCTATCTTTTTTTTAGTTGCGATTAGTATTGGAGTTTTAAGATCGATATCGCAAAGCATTTTCCCCGTTTATTTTATCTACATTTTAACCGGCTTTGCGATTTATTTCATGTTTAGTAAATTCGATTTCAATATTTTGGTTGTGTTTTATAAACATATTTACGTTTTTTCGATAATTTTGCTTTTACTACCGCTTCTTATTGGAGAGATAACACGAGGTGCAGTCCGCTGGATACCGCTTGGTGCGGTTGCTATTCAACCATCGGAAATTGTCAGGCCCTTCCTGGTTTTATTTTTTGCAGTATATCTTAATCAAGGAACATTGACTTTCACGAGGTTAATTAAATCCGGTTTGTCACTTGTGTTACCTGTTTTCTTGATCATCGTTCAGCCTTCGCTTGGGGTTGCCGTTTTAACTACGGTTGCATTTTTGGGAGTTTTACTTTCTTCCTCGATAAATAAAAAATATATCTTTACACTCGGTGCATTTTTTATTGCTATCGTTCCGCTTTTGTGGTTTGTGATGGCACCTTATCAAAAAGTGCGCATACTTACTTTTATTAATCCTTCAACCGACCCTCTTGGTAGTGGGTATAACAGTATTCAATCTATCATTTCCGTAGGGTCGGGAAGAGTGATTGGTCGCGGTTTGGGTAAAGGCGTACAAACTCAACTTGCTTTTTTACCCGAAAAACATAACGATTTCATATTGGCTTCGGTTGCGGAAGAACTCGGTTTTGTCGGAACAACACTTCTCGTCCTATCCTTTTTTGCACTACTATGGAGATTGACTGTTTTTTTAGAAATTGCGCAAAACCCTATTGCTCGATCATATGTGTCCGGAATATTTCTAGTTCTCTTTTTTCAGGTATTTTTTAATATTGGGATGAATATGGGATTGTTTCCGATAACCGGAATACCATTGCCATTGGTTAGTGCGGGTGGTTCATCGTTTTTAGCTACGATGACAGCTCTTGGAATAGCCAACAATACACGAAGGAAAAGTAATTGA
- the rplU gene encoding 50S ribosomal protein L21, with protein sequence MNTYAVVRIQGQQLKVTEGQEVLVSKIDTKSVEPEVLLMVKEGKVSLGTPVLKDAKITTKILGDEKGKKVRIVKYKSKSRYRKTLGFRPKYTRLLIEKIA encoded by the coding sequence ATGAATACATACGCAGTAGTTAGAATACAAGGACAACAGTTAAAAGTAACCGAAGGGCAGGAAGTGTTAGTATCTAAAATTGATACTAAGTCTGTCGAGCCTGAGGTATTACTTATGGTTAAAGAAGGTAAAGTTAGTTTGGGAACACCGGTACTTAAAGACGCTAAAATTACAACAAAAATTCTCGGTGATGAAAAAGGCAAGAAGGTTAGAATTGTGAAATACAAGTCTAAATCACGATATCGAAAAACACTTGGTTTCAGACCCAAATATACCCGCCTTCTGATTGAAAAAATTGCTTAA
- the ftsZ gene encoding cell division protein FtsZ, which produces MALVKPDSARIAKIKVIGLGGGGGNAVASMVESNDIQGVEFIVVNTDAQVLLSNKSPTKLQIGEKLTKGLGAGGRPEIGAQAAEESQEKIKELLIDSDMVFVTAGMGGGTGTGASPIVAKLAKEAGALTVGVVTRPFAFEGTRRGVVAEEGIEELREEVDTLIVIPNQRLMDVIDRKMTLVEAFKVADSVLGQAVGGIADIITTPGLINVDFADVKSIMSNAGTALLGIGSGVGENRAQMAARAAIASPLLDLSIDGATGVLFNITGGNDMTMFEVDEAARAISSSVDTDANIIFGAVVKPDLADQIKITVIATGFDEAQARLANFGKLSDSPKISGIVSDKTTSTKDNSTEDTNSEKTDFDKSDEENNTKSNSSDDEDEFGEAFEIPAFLRKIQ; this is translated from the coding sequence ATGGCATTAGTAAAACCGGACTCTGCAAGAATAGCAAAAATCAAGGTAATTGGTCTTGGTGGAGGTGGTGGTAACGCAGTAGCTTCAATGGTGGAGAGTAATGATATTCAGGGAGTCGAGTTTATTGTAGTAAACACCGATGCACAGGTACTTTTATCGAATAAATCACCAACGAAACTTCAAATCGGTGAGAAGTTAACCAAAGGATTGGGTGCGGGAGGAAGACCTGAGATAGGCGCTCAAGCAGCCGAGGAATCACAAGAAAAAATAAAAGAATTATTAATCGATTCCGATATGGTTTTTGTTACCGCCGGAATGGGTGGGGGTACGGGGACGGGTGCATCTCCGATTGTTGCTAAGCTCGCAAAAGAAGCGGGTGCGTTGACAGTGGGTGTAGTTACCAGACCGTTTGCTTTCGAGGGAACAAGACGAGGTGTAGTAGCTGAAGAAGGCATTGAGGAGTTGCGTGAAGAAGTTGATACCTTGATCGTGATTCCGAATCAGCGACTAATGGATGTGATAGACCGCAAGATGACCCTCGTCGAGGCGTTTAAAGTTGCTGACTCAGTACTCGGACAAGCGGTGGGCGGAATTGCAGATATCATAACTACGCCGGGGCTTATTAACGTTGATTTTGCGGACGTAAAATCAATTATGTCTAATGCGGGTACAGCCCTGCTTGGTATTGGTAGCGGGGTAGGTGAAAACCGTGCTCAGATGGCGGCACGAGCGGCAATTGCATCTCCACTTCTAGATCTTTCTATCGATGGAGCAACCGGAGTTCTTTTTAATATAACCGGAGGAAACGATATGACAATGTTTGAGGTTGACGAAGCCGCACGCGCAATATCAAGTTCTGTTGACACCGATGCAAATATTATTTTTGGGGCCGTAGTTAAGCCGGACCTTGCCGATCAAATAAAAATTACCGTTATTGCGACTGGTTTTGATGAAGCTCAAGCTAGACTTGCAAATTTCGGCAAGCTGTCAGATTCTCCAAAAATTTCCGGTATAGTTAGTGATAAAACCACGTCTACGAAAGATAATTCAACCGAAGATACCAATAGTGAGAAAACCGATTTTGATAAATCGGATGAAGAAAATAATACAAAAAGTAACTCATCGGATGACGAGGATGAGTTTGGTGAGGCATTTGAGATACCCGCCTTTTTACGCAAGATTCAATGA
- a CDS encoding isoleucine--tRNA ligase: protein MTKNKRYSPVDLNVNFVELEKKLLDQWYNDGIVDKYLAKNSASPKTFSFQDGPITANNPMGVHHAWGRTYKDLWQRYKNMQGFKQRFQNGFDSQGLWVEVEVEKELGFTTKKDIEKYGIDKFVQKCKERVMKYSKIQTDQSKRLGYFMDWENSYYTMSDENNYMIWHFLKVCNDNGWLYKGNDSVPWCPRCETAISQHEMLTEDYKEVVHDSIYFELPLVGENREFFLVWTTTPWTIPANIALAVDAKLDYSLVEGKTKDKFWLASEAVERVFLDNYKILTTVKGKFLVGKKYRAPFDTLPAVTKVMTENGDKFHIVVATDSRIMPISQLEGTGIVHTAVSAGTEDFKLGKQLGLPMIPVIKDDASYLDGFGFLSGKNAKKHPEIILDYLTSEDKKEGVDWVFKIEKIKHRYPGCWRCKTELVWKVTDEWYIAMDKPSSIEGGKTLRERMIDVTKLITWIPDFGLKRELDWLTNMHDWLISKKNRYWGLSLPIWECKSCKHFEVIGGKDELEKKACKGWDKFTGKSPHKPQIDEIKIICSKCGEVMSRIEPVGNPWLDAGIVMYSTIAQDNKEKPLYHHDKKMWRKWFPVDFITESFPGQFKNWFYSMIAMSTVLENERPFKSVLGFATLLDESGRAMHKSWGNSIEFEEGADKMGADVIRWIYARQNPMENLLFGYKYADEVRRQFILKIWNVYNYFVTYANKENWSPATTSTESTNVLDVWITARLNKVIEEVTNQLDAYDAFHATSVIEKFVDDLSNWYVRRSRDRIWADDSDSDKTAFFQTLYDTLIHICLLMAPFTPFLTDSMYKNLTGNESVHLADWPKSNKLAENDKDLILHMDIIRSVVEAAHSSRKENDLPVRRPLIKLEVFSPALKPDEQLLTLAKDELNVKNIVWSKSEKLEIQLDTTLTQDLENEMKARELLRNIQNERKKLGIGLEQLVRVTSPWIPEDEKAILQLKNKALVASLSHGEFRVRLES from the coding sequence ATGACAAAAAATAAACGCTATTCTCCAGTTGACCTTAACGTTAATTTTGTAGAATTGGAAAAGAAACTTCTCGACCAGTGGTATAACGATGGAATTGTCGATAAATATTTAGCAAAGAATTCTGCTTCCCCAAAAACCTTCTCTTTTCAGGATGGACCAATTACAGCGAATAATCCGATGGGTGTACATCATGCTTGGGGAAGAACATATAAAGATTTATGGCAACGCTACAAAAACATGCAGGGGTTCAAACAGAGATTTCAGAACGGATTTGATTCGCAGGGGTTATGGGTGGAAGTAGAAGTAGAGAAAGAATTGGGCTTTACGACAAAAAAAGATATTGAAAAATATGGAATAGATAAATTTGTACAAAAGTGCAAAGAACGCGTAATGAAGTATTCAAAAATTCAAACCGATCAAAGCAAGCGGTTGGGTTATTTTATGGATTGGGAAAACTCATATTATACGATGAGTGACGAAAATAATTACATGATTTGGCATTTTTTGAAAGTGTGTAATGACAATGGGTGGTTATATAAAGGAAACGATTCGGTTCCATGGTGCCCGCGATGTGAAACGGCGATTAGCCAACATGAAATGCTAACCGAAGATTACAAAGAAGTGGTTCACGATTCGATATATTTTGAACTTCCATTGGTCGGCGAGAACAGGGAATTTTTCTTGGTTTGGACAACGACACCTTGGACAATTCCTGCAAATATTGCATTGGCCGTTGACGCCAAGCTTGATTATTCTTTGGTTGAGGGAAAAACGAAAGATAAGTTCTGGTTGGCAAGCGAGGCGGTAGAAAGAGTTTTCCTGGATAATTACAAAATACTTACAACCGTCAAAGGCAAATTCTTGGTTGGCAAAAAATATCGTGCTCCATTTGACACTTTACCCGCCGTTACTAAAGTAATGACTGAAAATGGTGATAAATTTCATATCGTAGTAGCTACAGATAGTCGGATTATGCCCATATCCCAACTCGAAGGGACTGGCATAGTACACACTGCCGTAAGTGCGGGAACAGAAGATTTCAAATTAGGTAAGCAACTGGGTCTTCCTATGATACCGGTTATCAAAGACGATGCAAGTTATCTGGATGGTTTCGGTTTCCTCAGTGGTAAAAACGCAAAAAAACATCCCGAGATAATTCTTGACTATCTTACAAGTGAAGATAAAAAAGAGGGTGTTGATTGGGTGTTTAAAATTGAAAAAATTAAACACCGTTACCCCGGGTGTTGGAGGTGTAAAACCGAACTTGTCTGGAAAGTAACCGATGAGTGGTATATAGCAATGGACAAGCCTTCTAGTATTGAAGGTGGTAAAACGCTTCGGGAACGCATGATCGATGTAACCAAGTTGATTACATGGATTCCCGATTTTGGACTAAAAAGAGAACTGGATTGGCTAACCAATATGCACGACTGGTTAATTAGCAAGAAAAACCGGTACTGGGGATTGAGCTTGCCCATTTGGGAATGTAAGTCATGTAAGCATTTTGAAGTAATCGGGGGTAAGGATGAGTTGGAAAAAAAGGCATGTAAAGGTTGGGATAAATTTACGGGTAAATCACCACATAAACCGCAAATTGATGAAATAAAAATTATTTGTAGCAAATGCGGTGAAGTGATGTCTCGGATTGAACCGGTTGGCAATCCGTGGCTCGATGCCGGCATAGTTATGTATTCGACAATTGCTCAAGACAACAAAGAAAAACCACTTTATCATCATGACAAAAAAATGTGGCGCAAATGGTTTCCGGTTGATTTCATAACCGAAAGTTTTCCGGGACAATTTAAAAATTGGTTTTATTCCATGATCGCCATGAGCACCGTTTTGGAGAATGAAAGACCTTTCAAATCAGTTCTCGGGTTTGCGACACTTCTGGATGAATCCGGACGCGCAATGCATAAAAGTTGGGGAAATTCGATTGAGTTTGAAGAAGGTGCGGACAAAATGGGAGCGGATGTAATCCGTTGGATTTACGCCAGACAAAATCCAATGGAGAATTTGCTTTTCGGCTATAAATACGCAGATGAAGTCAGGCGCCAGTTCATATTAAAAATATGGAATGTTTACAACTACTTTGTGACATATGCAAATAAAGAAAATTGGTCCCCGGCAACAACTTCCACCGAATCGACAAACGTTCTTGATGTGTGGATAACAGCACGATTAAATAAGGTGATTGAAGAAGTTACCAACCAACTAGACGCCTATGATGCTTTTCATGCAACCTCAGTTATTGAAAAATTCGTCGACGATTTATCGAATTGGTATGTGCGAAGATCCAGAGATCGAATTTGGGCTGATGATTCAGATTCCGATAAAACGGCATTTTTCCAGACGCTTTATGATACGCTGATTCATATATGTCTTCTGATGGCTCCTTTTACACCATTTCTCACCGACTCGATGTATAAAAACTTAACCGGTAACGAGTCGGTTCATCTCGCCGATTGGCCAAAATCCAATAAACTTGCTGAAAACGACAAAGACTTAATTTTACATATGGACATAATTCGCTCTGTAGTCGAGGCGGCACATTCGTCGAGAAAAGAAAATGACTTGCCGGTTAGACGGCCACTTATCAAACTGGAAGTATTTTCTCCGGCATTAAAGCCGGATGAACAATTACTAACTTTGGCAAAAGATGAATTAAATGTAAAAAATATTGTGTGGAGTAAATCCGAGAAACTCGAAATACAACTTGATACAACTTTAACCCAAGACCTCGAAAACGAAATGAAAGCACGTGAATTACTGCGCAATATTCAAAATGAACGCAAAAAACTTGGTATTGGTCTCGAGCAATTGGTTAGGGTAACCAGTCCGTGGATTCCCGAAGACGAAAAAGCGATTTTGCAGTTAAAAAACAAAGCGCTTGTCGCAAGTTTATCACACGGAGAATTCAGAGTAAGATTAGAATCTTAA
- the lepB gene encoding signal peptidase I — protein sequence MDKLSSFFLDTLEVVVFAVAIFLFVYLIVLQPHKIKGASMLPNFQDGEYILSDKLSYRFGEPKRGDVIIFEAPGANGDEFIKRIIGLPGEKVAIKENKLYINGNELKESYLPSTFDTLPGAFLQENEEKVIPENSYFVLGDNRRHSSDSRSWGFIEKDVITGRAWIIYWPTDELGKIEDVSYSL from the coding sequence ATGGATAAATTAAGCAGTTTTTTTCTTGACACGCTTGAAGTTGTGGTTTTTGCAGTGGCGATTTTTTTGTTCGTATATCTTATCGTCCTACAACCCCACAAAATCAAAGGAGCTTCGATGTTACCCAATTTCCAAGATGGAGAATACATTTTGTCTGATAAATTGTCTTACCGTTTCGGTGAACCCAAAAGAGGCGATGTGATTATTTTTGAAGCTCCAGGAGCAAACGGCGATGAGTTTATTAAAAGGATTATTGGTTTACCGGGCGAAAAGGTTGCCATCAAAGAAAATAAATTATACATAAATGGTAACGAATTGAAAGAGAGCTATCTTCCTTCTACTTTTGACACGTTACCGGGTGCATTTTTACAAGAAAATGAGGAAAAAGTAATTCCCGAAAATAGCTACTTCGTTTTGGGAGACAATAGACGTCATTCTTCGGATTCCAGATCATGGGGTTTTATCGAAAAAGACGTGATAACAGGTAGAGCATGGATTATATATTGGCCGACTGACGAACTCGGAAAAATTGAAGACGTAAGTTACTCGCTTTGA
- the rpmA gene encoding 50S ribosomal protein L27: MSKHKAAGKTRQQKRTQPKFLGVKVSDGENVDAGAILIRQRGTKYQAGEGVGVGRDHTLFALMGGKVKYGQRLGKKKVSIVS, encoded by the coding sequence ATGTCAAAACATAAAGCAGCAGGTAAAACAAGACAACAAAAAAGAACTCAGCCAAAGTTCCTTGGTGTTAAAGTGTCGGATGGAGAGAATGTTGACGCGGGTGCAATTCTTATCAGACAACGGGGTACAAAATACCAAGCAGGTGAGGGTGTCGGTGTAGGACGGGATCATACTTTGTTTGCACTTATGGGTGGAAAAGTAAAATATGGCCAACGATTGGGAAAAAAGAAGGTTTCAATAGTATCTTAA